The proteins below are encoded in one region of Oncorhynchus tshawytscha isolate Ot180627B linkage group LG04, Otsh_v2.0, whole genome shotgun sequence:
- the LOC112239622 gene encoding uncharacterized protein LOC112239622 gives MDLFDPSPLQRLALLVLWQGLALGLSSSALWYQVERRDRDRAVTWIQARRFCQRHYVDLAVLSTQDQYQFLLQTMAAGERDTFWLGLQPHTAPGGWGWMWVDGQGLSYDRWYIKSPGPGLCGCLETSLKGENKLLSRSCGETVERHGFICQGAVPPERLKAESEGTDHVTVHWDTPPLMQTADHSYRITTCSFQPHPHLSLLHPSLPPCHTPPLFLCPFPHPPHPTTPCCVLHLPYSNSSTSHSTRISGLTPGIQYTISVATVITRPDPVTGDNITTDSDPVTVTVTTIGGGGGQQVVAMVLSVVKFIYLAVLLCLLYLILKRNAVQAPELDLESVELPTEEEYILDMIKTGPTSVEFPDEECIVELPPEE, from the exons ATGGACCTTTTTGACCCCTCACCCCTGCAGCGATTGGCTCTCCTGG TGTTGTGGCAGGGCCTGGCGTTGGGACTGAGCAGTTCTGCCTTGTGGTaccaagtggagaggagagacagagacagggctgtGACCTGGATCCAGGCCAGGCGGTTCTGTCAGag GCACTACGTTGACCTGGCTGTCCTAAGCACCCAGGATCAGTACCAGTTCCTTCTGCAGACCATGGCTGCAGGTGAGAGGGACACGTTCTGGCTGGGTCTGCAGCCCCACACTGCCCCTGGTGGCTGGGGGTGGATGTGGGTGGATGGCCAGGGGCTGAGCTATGATCGCTGGTATATAAAGAGTCCTGGACCTGGACTCTGTGGTTGTCTGGAGACCAGCCTCAAAGGGGAGAATAAACTACTGTCCAGATCCTGTGGCGAGACCGTGGAACGACATGGTTTCATCTGCCAAG GCGCTGTACCCCCTGAGCGGCTAAAGGCGGAGTCTGAAGGGACTGATCATGTGACTGTGCATTGGGACACGCCCCCTCTGATGCAGACAGCTGATCATAGCTACAGAATTACCACATGTAGCTTCCAGCCTCAccctcatctttctctcctccacccttctctccctccttgccacacccctcctcttttcctctgtcctttcccccacccccctcatcccaccaccccATGTTGCGTCCTCCACCTCCCCTACTCCAACAGTTCCACCTCCCACTCCACCCGGATCTCTGGCCTAACCCCGGGAATCCAGTACACCATCAGCGTTGCCACAGTGATCACGCGCCCAGATCCTGTCACCGGTGACAACATCACCACCGACAGTGACCCAGTCACGGTGACCGTCACAACAATAG GGGGCGGTGGTGGGCAGCAGGTGGTTGCCATGGTACTGAGTGTGGTCAAGTTCATCTATCTGGCTGTCTTACTCTGCTTACTTTACCTCATCCTGAAGAGAA ATGCTGTCCAGGCTCCTGAACTTGATCTGGAATCAGTAGAACTCCCTACTGAAGAAGAATACATTTTAGACATGATTAAAACTGGTCCTACATCAGTTGAATTCCCCGATGAAGAATGCATTGTTGAGCTGCCACCTGAAGAATAA